The Streptomyces capitiformicae genome contains the following window.
GTAGGCACTTCGTTGTACTCGCTGATGCAGGATCTTCCTGACTACGAGCTGTCACCCAAGTACAAGGAAGCCGTCGCGATCGTCGCCGAGAATGCGGAGCAGGGCCGCAAGACCCTGGTCTGGACGACTTTCGTTCGAAGCCTGATGACGCTGGCGCAGATGTTGGAGAAGTACAGCCCGGCGGTTGTGTATGGAGGCACACCAGACCGCGACGAGCAACTGCGGCGCTTCCGCGAGGACCCCAGCTGCATGGTGCTGATCTCCAACCCCGCGACACTGGGCGAGGGCATCAGCCTCCACCACGTCTGCCACGATGCCGTCTACGTGGACCGGGACTTCATGGCCGGCCGTTTCCTCCAGAGCCTTGACCGGATCCACCGTCTCGGCCTTGCCCCCGGCACTGATACGCGCGTCACAGTCGTCGCTGCCCGCAACACGATTGATGAGGTGGTCGAGGTGCGGCTGGATCAGAAACTTGAGTTCATGGGCAAGATTCTTGACGACCCTACGGTGCAGCAGCTCGCTGACCTGGAAGAAGAGCCCTCGGTTGCGGCTGGCCTTGCTCCGAGTGACATCGAGGCTCTTCTGCGTCATATGGGCGGGGCGTAGCTCTCGGTGACTCAGCCCTTAGCGCTCTACCCGGATAGAAGAGAAGGGGGGAGCGATGCGAGACTCATGGTGTCAAGTGTCCAAGAGCCAGTGCATGATCATGATCTCTGGGACACTTGAGATCGGTTTTGAGTCATCTCTGGAAGGAGCGCTATGCACCCCCGCGGTCGCCAGCGTCCGCAGTTCACCCAGCCGTTGACCTCTTTGGAGATCTGTGCTGGAGCAGGCGGGCAAGCCGTTGGGCTGCATAACGCCGGGTTTGATCACTTGGCGCTCGTGGAGTGGGATCAGCACGCTGTGCGGACACTCAGGGCGAACGTGAACAGTTGGCCTGGGTGGGACAAACAGCGTATCGAGGCGCTGGAACCGATGGATGTAAGGGAATTCCTTGGGTCCAAAGTGCACAAGAGCCTTGGGCTTGAGGAGGGCGAGCTGGATCTGCTGGCCGGTGGCGTTCCGTGCCCCCCATTCTCCCTTGCGGGGAAGAGGTTGGGAAAGGATGACGAGCGCGACCTGTTTCCGGATGCTTTGAGGATTGTTAGGGATCTGAAGCCCAAGGCTGTAATGATCGAGAATGTTCGAGGGATTCTGGAGCCTCCTGAGGTTTTCATTGATTACCGCAGGGATATCCTGGAAGAGCTTCGCGAGCTTGGCTATGTGATTCCTGAGATCAGTGAAAGTTCGTCAGCTGAAAAGCAGGACAGGGATATGCGTCAGGTTTGGCGCAGAATGGATGCGAATAGATTCGGTGTCCCTCAGCTCCGTCCGCGCGCTATTCTCGTAGCGATTCACAAGGATGTCCTGGCGTCTTCTGGTGTTGAATTTCTCTGGCCACTGCAGCTCGAAGGGAAACGGGCAACCGTAGTGGAGGAACTTGCCGTGAGCATGGAGGCTCGCTGCCGGAAGTTCTGGAACAAGAACAAGTACGGAGAGCGTGCGAAGCCTGGTGAGCGCTCTGGCAAGCATGTGTATCAAGACTGGCTGCGCAAGGCCACCGAGGCTGCCGAGGCGGGTAGGGGCATCGCTCCGACCCTGGTGGGGGGGTCAAGGAAGCATGGAGGTGCCGACCTTGGTCCCACCAGAGCCAAGCGTGCCTGGGAAGCTCTGGGGGTCGACGCGATGGGTCTCGCGAATGACCCCAGTGAGTGTGACCCGGAGCGGGACCTCTTTCGGGATGCCGGTCCTATGCTGACCGTTGAACAGGCTGCCATAATCCAAGGATTCCCGGAGG
Protein-coding sequences here:
- a CDS encoding DNA cytosine methyltransferase — encoded protein: MHPRGRQRPQFTQPLTSLEICAGAGGQAVGLHNAGFDHLALVEWDQHAVRTLRANVNSWPGWDKQRIEALEPMDVREFLGSKVHKSLGLEEGELDLLAGGVPCPPFSLAGKRLGKDDERDLFPDALRIVRDLKPKAVMIENVRGILEPPEVFIDYRRDILEELRELGYVIPEISESSSAEKQDRDMRQVWRRMDANRFGVPQLRPRAILVAIHKDVLASSGVEFLWPLQLEGKRATVVEELAVSMEARCRKFWNKNKYGERAKPGERSGKHVYQDWLRKATEAAEAGRGIAPTLVGGSRKHGGADLGPTRAKRAWEALGVDAMGLANDPSECDPERDLFRDAGPMLTVEQAAIIQGFPEDWKFPGKKTAKYRQVGNAFPPPVAESVGRAIAAVLRPEQCDELLHGYEMDANGADADVPRLEQMALSLSGVS